In one window of Gemmatimonadaceae bacterium DNA:
- a CDS encoding carbon starvation CstA family protein, whose product MSKVVSVIVWIAIAIAGAGAIGWLALSHGETINAAWLLIAAVCSYLVAYRFYSKMIASKIFALDANRATPAELLNDGRDYVPTNRWIVFGHHFAAIAGPGPLVGPTLAAQFGFLPGAIWIIVGVVLGGAVQDFVILASSVRRNGKTLGQMAKEEIGPVGGYTALVAVLGIMVVLIAVLGLVVVNALRSSPWGTVTIALTIPIAIVMGIYLRWIRPGRVLEASAIGLVLLVGALYAGRAAAESATLAPMFTLGGVTLAISVMIYGFAASVLPVWLLLAPRDYLSAFVKIGVVVALALGIAFVLPPLHMPALTQFTDGTGPVFAGKVFPFAFITIACGAVSGFHALIASGTTPKLLERETDARMVGYGGMLIESLVAIMALIAACVLTPGVYFAINAPASAIGTTAASAAAAVQHWGFTLNPAEMTQLAQQVGEKSLLSRTGGAPSLAVGMAHLFSRALGGGGAMALWYHFAIMFEALFILTTLDAGTRVGRFMLQDLGKHVWAPLGHVSWYPAVLITSAIFVAMWGHFLYQGVIDPLGGINSLWPLFGISNQLLAAVALCVGTTVIIKMGRARYAPVTLAPLAWLVVVTMSAGWAKIFSADPRLGFISHAALLRAAAASATLPAGVKSAGDALRMAFNDYLDAAVAAFFMISVVVVLADSLREWSAVLRGRKPATSTEAPFRARVAVAGD is encoded by the coding sequence ATGTCCAAGGTTGTTTCCGTGATCGTCTGGATCGCGATTGCGATCGCTGGTGCCGGAGCGATTGGTTGGCTTGCGTTGTCGCACGGCGAGACGATCAATGCGGCGTGGCTGCTCATCGCTGCGGTGTGCAGCTATCTCGTCGCCTATCGCTTCTACAGCAAAATGATCGCGTCGAAGATCTTCGCACTCGACGCGAACCGCGCGACACCGGCCGAACTGCTCAACGATGGACGCGACTACGTCCCGACGAATCGATGGATCGTTTTCGGTCATCACTTCGCGGCGATCGCCGGGCCCGGACCTCTCGTCGGTCCAACACTGGCCGCACAATTCGGCTTTCTTCCGGGCGCGATCTGGATCATCGTCGGCGTCGTCCTGGGAGGAGCGGTTCAGGACTTCGTCATTCTCGCCTCGTCCGTGCGACGAAACGGCAAGACACTTGGGCAGATGGCGAAGGAGGAGATCGGTCCGGTCGGCGGATATACGGCGCTCGTTGCCGTGCTCGGCATCATGGTGGTCCTCATTGCCGTCCTCGGCCTCGTCGTGGTCAATGCGCTGCGCTCGAGTCCGTGGGGAACGGTCACGATTGCGCTCACGATTCCGATCGCAATCGTGATGGGCATCTACCTTCGCTGGATTCGCCCCGGACGCGTGCTCGAGGCGAGCGCCATTGGATTGGTGCTGCTCGTCGGTGCGCTGTATGCGGGTCGAGCGGCCGCGGAGAGCGCGACGCTCGCACCGATGTTCACGCTCGGCGGCGTGACGCTCGCGATCTCCGTGATGATTTATGGATTCGCGGCGTCGGTGCTTCCCGTGTGGCTCCTGCTCGCGCCGCGTGATTACCTGTCCGCGTTCGTGAAGATCGGCGTCGTCGTCGCACTTGCGCTTGGCATCGCGTTCGTGCTGCCGCCGCTGCACATGCCCGCGTTGACACAATTCACCGATGGCACAGGACCCGTCTTCGCCGGCAAGGTCTTTCCGTTCGCCTTCATAACGATTGCGTGCGGTGCCGTCTCCGGTTTTCATGCGTTGATCGCGTCGGGGACGACGCCGAAGCTCCTCGAGCGAGAGACCGACGCGCGCATGGTCGGCTACGGCGGAATGCTCATCGAGTCTCTCGTCGCCATCATGGCGCTGATTGCCGCGTGCGTACTCACGCCGGGCGTGTACTTCGCGATCAACGCGCCTGCGAGCGCCATCGGCACCACCGCGGCGAGTGCGGCTGCAGCGGTTCAACACTGGGGTTTCACGTTGAATCCGGCGGAGATGACGCAACTCGCCCAACAGGTCGGCGAGAAGTCGTTGCTCTCGCGCACTGGTGGCGCGCCCAGTCTCGCCGTTGGCATGGCGCATCTTTTTTCGCGCGCGCTCGGCGGCGGTGGCGCGATGGCACTCTGGTATCACTTCGCGATCATGTTCGAGGCGCTGTTCATCCTGACGACGCTGGATGCGGGGACGCGCGTCGGCCGTTTCATGCTCCAGGACCTCGGGAAGCATGTGTGGGCGCCGTTAGGCCACGTGTCGTGGTATCCGGCGGTGTTGATCACGAGCGCGATCTTTGTCGCGATGTGGGGTCACTTCCTCTACCAGGGCGTCATCGATCCCCTGGGAGGGATCAACTCGCTCTGGCCGCTCTTCGGTATCTCGAACCAGCTCCTGGCCGCCGTCGCACTCTGCGTCGGGACAACGGTGATCATCAAGATGGGTCGCGCGCGTTATGCGCCGGTCACTCTCGCACCGCTCGCGTGGCTCGTCGTCGTGACGATGAGTGCAGGTTGGGCGAAGATCTTCTCGGCCGATCCAAGGCTCGGCTTCATCTCTCACGCCGCGCTGCTGCGTGCCGCGGCCGCTTCGGCAACGCTGCCGGCTGGAGTGAAATCGGCGGGCGACGCCTTGCGCATGGCATTCAACGACTACCTCGATGCTGCGGTGGCTGCGTTCTTCATGATCTCTGTCGTCGTGGTTCTCGCCGACAGCCTGCGCGAATGGTCGGCGGTGCTCCGTGGGCGCAAACCCGCGACGTCGACCGAAGCACCATTCCGGGCGCGTGTCGCCGTCGCCGGAGACTGA
- a CDS encoding YbdD/YjiX family protein codes for MWRKVSNSLVRAGAVVRRIIGAPDYDTYLAHMRERHPDLTPMSRDRFMAAQLQARFDKPGARCC; via the coding sequence ATGTGGCGAAAAGTATCGAACTCGCTCGTTCGCGCCGGTGCTGTCGTTAGGCGCATCATCGGTGCACCGGATTACGATACGTATCTCGCCCACATGCGCGAGCGACATCCCGATCTCACGCCGATGAGCCGAGACCGCTTCATGGCGGCGCAGCTGCAGGCGCGATTCGACAAGCCGGGAGCTCGATGTTGCTGA